Proteins from a genomic interval of Gadus morhua chromosome 19, gadMor3.0, whole genome shotgun sequence:
- the lrmp gene encoding inositol 1,4,5-triphosphate receptor associated 2 isoform X5, giving the protein MDPCPSSSPLSPRRHHNPVDSICRKLQSIQWCGDRQPHSPFQIPKLSSGGHQRTPHAALRSDLDPILKKRPAPEPPERGPPGARGRGRAGPTGIPGLPASRSGGTWSLSSRHAYGYAPATPIPPQSTPTNLTCSVSSTPGERRDWVGATGAPGGRQGATWQRYCSTPTTLTKDSVAAGLAFSSVQQPQTEERGRWGSPSLSRAAAPPAHLLAYDPDLGRTADSAGGDGELAFPALVVRRLSLGESAFLARSETRKETMAEVSLICEEDLLDTIFHACDTQHRGRVYVSCIVDYLRHTTSRTSEDSGLEELCNMLDPERTDVSIDLDTYHAIMKEWINDCRSNGEDPTEDLNQDLMKCKDVLSAKRSMLLNMTSGSLEAFGGEASLVELETSELVYCVADLQMSNQRLQEEMKTLKQTAELLEEGNQRLVEENGELRAHARHSQQMAQREKMLKEELEEMKAALSSTEEGRARAQAHGKNLERENHGLTTRITSLEEENFKVTMEMEDLQGRLRKLCDINADLQVQIHSSDGVLAEKEQRVQEKSRRMEELKKEVEEYSSLTELLRADKTQLETQMRMCHPDMTGRSVSLSVAYRLNQSTSGSLQTELALAQSPQEGEAGATMLDETLDKEVLLLLQGPNPEHMALEFRALLSKLKAEFRAEAGSVLSAVRGVVDPQPTPGGSTEPGLQAVQGELEARRADWVLGLDQLAQYADSLEKELIKMASNMRRSRTEILHLSVRVQEQENQKRQLGEELETLRTPQDSREAPCQVETPQDSREPPCQARTELEWDAEFDPRDLLKKELDEKQEVVAVETLTAATSQPIEEVEEEVEEEEEEAGEERWTVVEDLGGGDEPRDASTPLPAPSEEPSPGLETLVSSVVVDPESSFTSQPLQEAGLCDTHTEGAGEQAGQESSSSHSEALHSHNNSPECTIPLAGSNHDHQRDLPEMDQTVAPGNTPPGIGEMVPPIYTQSSSPGQETIVENGGPQPSGDPCRGGGEGDEASSDMSLAKSPTRVGERGELEDSSSPLPVVMEEEEGASQTVSVPMAGSDSSPNAVPGREDRLSESSHSTAQLQRSGKTTEDLSEASEKDGTRAVALETSVISDGSEVVKEERQSHSQTDKEIEVEFQRLSLGFKCDLFTLEKRLRLEERSRDLAEENVRKEISSCQGLLQALIPLCDDDSQSIEIVHRLQKNLEILIQSMTRVSSRSEMLGAIHQEHRVGRAVEVMFQHVENLKRMYTKEHTELVELRQTLMQNERSFGSQTDKADFRGKSPSSQYYKPSARRVSIAAIPRSGGSPGFDSTKTQDLSESEAERLTRRSPWASCSDFQWKEPPDPPEAEKRRSSLTELGHKLTSFIMPTKTKQEELFVILPSSSPGASASDALVSQSLSHSVLSHPKGAGGPSGGVRGGRGLWLWLAMVVVLAGLLALLACLVMQPAVDAAPVGTGDSWMTIQQLLWPYTGLRHNGQPPV; this is encoded by the exons ATGGACCCTTGCCCGAGCTCCTCCCCCCTGTCGCCACGGCGCCACCACAACCCCGTGGACAGCATCTGCCGCAAGCTGCAGAGCATCCAGTGGTGCGGTGACCGCCAGCCCCACTCGCCCTTCCAGATCCCCAAGCTGTCCTCCGGCGGCCACCAGCGCACGCCGCACGCCGCCCTGCGCTCAGACCTGGACCCCATCCTGAAGAAGCGCCCCGCCCCCGAGCCCCCGGAGcgggggccccccggggcccggggccggggTCGAGCCGGGCCCACGGGGATCCCGGGCCTCCCCGCCTCGCGGAGCGGCGGCACTTGGTCTCTGTCGTCCCGCCACGCGTACGGGTacgccccggccacgcccatTCCACCGCAGTCGACGCCCACCAACCTCACCTGCAGCGTGTCCAGCACcccgggggagaggagggactgGGTGGGGGCGacgggggcccccgggggccggcAGGGCGCGACGTGGCAGCGGTACTGCTCCACGCCCACCACGCTCACCAAGGACTCTGTGGCGGCGGGCCTCGCCTTCTCCTCGGTGCAGCAGCCCCAGACGGAGGAGCGGGGGCGCTGGGGCAGCCCCTCTCTGAGCCGGGCCgcggcccccccggcccaccTGCTGGCCTACGACCCGGACCTCGGCCGCACCGCGGACAGCGCCGGGGGGGACGGAGAGCTGGCCTTCCCCGCTCTGGTGGTGCGGAGGCTTTCCTTGGGGGAATCAG CCTTTCTGGCACGCTCTGAGACCAGGAAGGAGACCATGGCTGAAGTGAGTCTGATCTGCGAGGAAGATCTGCTGGACACCATCTTTCACGCGTGTGACACACAGCACAGAG GCAGGGTGTACGTGTCGTGCATCGTGGACTACCTGCGTCACACCACCAGCCGGACGTCGGAGGACAGCGGTCTGGAGGAGCTTTGCAACATGCTGGACCCCGAGCGCACCGATGTGTCCATCGACCTGGACACCTACCACGCCATCATGAAGGAGTGGATCAACGACTGCCGCAGCAACGG TGAGGACCCGACAGAGGACTTGAACCAGGACCTTATGAAGTGTAAAGACGTCCTGTCTG cgAAGCGGTCCATGCTGCTGAACATGACCTCCGGCAGCCTGGAGGCTTTCGGTGGAGAGGCGTCGCTAGTGGAGCT gGAGACCTCTGAGCTGGTGTACTGCGTGGCAGACCTCCAGATGAGTAACCAGCGGCtgcaggaggagatgaagacgCTGAAGCAGACggcggagctgctggaggagggcaACCAGCGGCTGGTGGAGGAGAACGGGGAGCTCAGGGCCCACGCCCGCCa tagccAGCAGATGGCCCAGAGGGAGAAGATGCTGAAGGAGGAactggaggagatgaaggcggcGCTGAGTTCCACCGAGGAGGGGCGAGCAAGGGCCCAAGCCCACGGCAAGAACctg GAACGGGAGAACCACGGTCTCACCACCAGGATCACCTCACTAGAGGAAGAG AACTTCAAGGTAACCATGGAGATGGAGGACCTTCAGGGGAGATTGAGGAAGCTGTGTGACATTAACGCTGACCTTCAG GTCCAGATCCACTCCTCGGATGGCGTCCTGGCCGAGAAGGAGCAGCGCGTCCAGGAG AAGAGCCGACggatggaggagctgaagaaagaggtggaggaaTACTCCTCCCTTACCGag CTGCTGAGAGCCGATAAGACCCAGCTGGAAACCCAAATGCGAATGTGTCATCCAGACATGACCGG gcggtctgtgtctctgtccgtGGCCTACAGGTTGAACCAGAGCACCTCTGGGTCGCTGCAGACGGAGCTGGCCCTGGCCCAGTCGCCACAAGAG GGCGAGGCCGGGGCCACCATGCTGGACGAAACCCTGGACAAGGaggtgctgctgctcctccagggCCCCAACCCGGAACACATGGCCCTCGAGTTCAGGGCCCTCCTGAGCAAACTG AAAGCGGAGTTCCGAGCCGAGGCGGGCTCGGTCCTGTCTGCAGTCAGGGGAGTCGTGGACCCCCAGCCGACACCAGGGGGCAGCACTGAGCCAGGGCTTCAG GCGGTGCAGGGAGAGCTGGAGGCTCGCAGGGCCGACTGGGTCCTGGGTCTGGACCAGCTGGCCCAGTACGCGGACTCACTGGAGAAGGAGCTGATCAAGATGGCCAGCAACATGCGGAGGTCCCGCACGGAGATCCTGCACCTGTCGGTCAG GGTCCAGGAGCAAGAGAACCAGAAGAgacagctgggggaggagctggagacccTCAGGACCCCCCAGGACAGCAGAGAGGCCCCCTGCCAGGTTGAGACCCCCCAGGACAGCAGAGAGCCCCCCTGCCAG GCCAGGACGGAGCTGGAATGGGACGCAGAGTTTGACCCCCGGGACCTCCTGAAGAAGGAGCTGGATGAGAAGCAGGAAGTGGTTGCCGTGGAAACCCTCACCGCCGCGACCAGCCAGCCcatagaggaggtggaagaggaagtggaggaggaggaggaagaagctgGGGAAGAGAGGTGGACGGTGGTCGAGGACCTGGGAGGAGGTGACGAGCCCAGAGACGCCTCCACCCCTCTGCCGGCCCCCTCAGAGGAGCCTTCACCCGGGCTGGAGACCCTAG TGTCCTCGGTCGTCGTGGATCCAGAGTCGTCCTTCACTTCTCAACCTCTCCAG gaggcGGGGCTGTGTGACACCCACACAGAGGGCGCCGGTGAGCAAGCAGGACAGGAATCTAGTAGCTCTCATTCTGAAGCCCTCCACTCTCACAACAACA GCCCAGAATGTACCATTCCTCTCGCTGGCTCAAACCATGATCATCAGCGCGACCTGCCTGAAATGGATCAGACCGTAGCACCTGGGAACACCCCTCCTGGGATAGGAGAGATGGTACCTCCCATATACACTCAATCTTCATCACCGGGGCAAGAAACCATTGTTGAAAATGGCGG CCCCCAGCCCAGTGGGGATCcctgcagaggaggaggagaaggggacgAAGCATCAAGCGACATGAGTCTTGCCAAG agcCCTACGCGGGTAGGAGAGCGAGGCGAACTTGAGGACAG CTCCAGCCCCCTTCCTGTggtgatggaggaagaggagggtgcgTCGCAAACCGTTTCGGTCCCGATGGCAG GGTCGGACTCTTCTCCCAATGCTGTCCCCGGTAGGGAGGACCGCCTCTCTGAGTCCAGCCATTCAACG GCCCAGCTTCAGCGCTCGGGCAAGACCACTGAGGACCTGAGTGAGGCCAGTGAGAAGGACGGTACGCGGGCTGTTGCATTGG AGACGTCTGTGATCTCCGACGGAAGTGAGGTGGTTAAGGAGGAGCGACAGAG CCATTCTCAGACGGACAAGGAAATCGAG GTGGAGTTCCAGCGGCTGTCGCTGGGCTTCAAGTGCGACCTGTTCACGTTGGAGAAACGCCTGAGGCTAGAGGAGAGATCCCGGGACCTGGCGGAGGAGAACGTCCGCAAGGAGATCTCCAGCTGCCAGGGTCtactgcag gctCTGATCCCGCTGTGCGACGACGACAGCCAGTCCATTGAGATCGTCCACCGGCTGCAGAAGAACCTGGAGATCCTGATCCAGTCTATGACCCGCGTCTCCAGCCGCTCAGAGATGCTGGGGGCCATCCACCAG GAGCACCGCGTGGGCCGGGCGGTGGAGGTGATGTTCCAGCACGTGGAGAACCTGAAGAGGATGTACACCAAGGAGCACACGGAGCTGGTGGAGCTGCGGCAGACGCTCATGCAGAACGAGCGCTCCTTCGGCTCGCAGACCGACAAAG CGGACTTCCGAGGAAAATCACCGTCTTCGCAGTACTACAAG CCTTCTGCTCGGCGGGTCAGCATCGCAGCTATCCCCCGCTCCGGAGGGTCACCCGGCTTCGACTCG ACCAAAACCCAGGACCTGTCAGAGAGTGAGGCGGAGCGGCTCACCAGGAGGTCTCCCTG GGCCAGCTGCTCAGATTTTCAATGGAAGGAGCCGCCTGACCCCCCAGAGGCCGAGAAGAGGAGGTCCAGCCTCACTGAACTGGGCCACAAGCTGACCTCCTTCATTATGCCCACCAAGAC GAAACAGGAAGAGCTTTTTGTGATTCT TCCCAGCTCGTCTCCTGGTGCCTCTGCGTCGGACGCCCTGGTGTCTCAGTCGCTGTCCCACTCCGTACTTTCCCACCccaagggggcggggggccccTCAGGGGGGGTccgaggtgggcggggcctctgGCTGTGGCTGgccatggtggtggtgctggcag GACTCCTGGCGTTGCTGGCCTGCCTGGTGATGCAGCCGGCGGTGGACGCGGCGCCCGTGGGCACCGGCGACTCCTGGATGACCATCCAGCAGCTGCTGTGGCCCTACACCGGGCTCCGCCACAACGGACAGCCCCCCGTCTAG
- the lrmp gene encoding inositol 1,4,5-triphosphate receptor associated 2 isoform X4 codes for MDPCPSSSPLSPRRHHNPVDSICRKLQSIQWCGDRQPHSPFQIPKLSSGGHQRTPHAALRSDLDPILKKRPAPEPPERGPPGARGRGRAGPTGIPGLPASRSGGTWSLSSRHAYGYAPATPIPPQSTPTNLTCSVSSTPGERRDWVGATGAPGGRQGATWQRYCSTPTTLTKDSVAAGLAFSSVQQPQTEERGRWGSPSLSRAAAPPAHLLAYDPDLGRTADSAGGDGELAFPALVVRRLSLGESAFLARSETRKETMAEVSLICEEDLLDTIFHACDTQHRGRVYVSCIVDYLRHTTSRTSEDSGLEELCNMLDPERTDVSIDLDTYHAIMKEWINDCRSNGEDPTEDLNQDLMKCKDVLSAKRSMLLNMTSGSLEAFGGEASLVELETSELVYCVADLQMSNQRLQEEMKTLKQTAELLEEGNQRLVEENGELRAHARHSQQMAQREKMLKEELEEMKAALSSTEEGRARAQAHGKNLERENHGLTTRITSLEEENFKVTMEMEDLQGRLRKLCDINADLQVQIHSSDGVLAEKEQRVQEKSRRMEELKKEVEEYSSLTELLRADKTQLETQMRMCHPDMTGRSVSLSVAYRLNQSTSGSLQTELALAQSPQEGEAGATMLDETLDKEVLLLLQGPNPEHMALEFRALLSKLKAEFRAEAGSVLSAVRGVVDPQPTPGGSTEPGLQAVQGELEARRADWVLGLDQLAQYADSLEKELIKMASNMRRSRTEILHLSVRVQEQENQKRQLGEELETLRTPQDSREAPCQARTELEWDAEFDPRDLLKKELDEKQEVVAVETLTAATSQPIEEVEEEVEEEEEEAGEERWTVVEDLGGGDEPRDASTPLPAPSEEPSPGLETLVSSVVVDPESSFTSQPLQEAGLCDTHTEGAGEQAGQESSSSHSEALHSHNNSPECTIPLAGSNHDHQRDLPEMDQTVAPGNTPPGIGEMVPPIYTQSSSPGQETIVENGGPQPSGDPCRGGGEGDEASSDMSLAKSPTRVGERGELEDSSSPLPVVMEEEEGASQTVSVPMAGSDSSPNAVPGREDRLSESSHSTAQLQRSGKTTEDLSEASEKDGTRAVALETSVISDGSEVVKEERQSHSQTDKEIEVEFQRLSLGFKCDLFTLEKRLRLEERSRDLAEENVRKEISSCQGLLQALIPLCDDDSQSIEIVHRLQKNLEILIQSMTRVSSRSEMLGAIHQEHRVGRAVEVMFQHVENLKRMYTKEHTELVELRQTLMQNERSFGSQTDKADFRGKSPSSQYYKPSARRVSIAAIPRSGGSPGFDSTKTQDLSESEAERLTRRSPWNVPGKSGLRPPLKRFISSGAWGDPDEPGLAPLNGASCSDFQWKEPPDPPEAEKRRSSLTELGHKLTSFIMPTKTKQEELFVILPSSSPGASASDALVSQSLSHSVLSHPKGAGGPSGGVRGGRGLWLWLAMVVVLAGLLALLACLVMQPAVDAAPVGTGDSWMTIQQLLWPYTGLRHNGQPPV; via the exons ATGGACCCTTGCCCGAGCTCCTCCCCCCTGTCGCCACGGCGCCACCACAACCCCGTGGACAGCATCTGCCGCAAGCTGCAGAGCATCCAGTGGTGCGGTGACCGCCAGCCCCACTCGCCCTTCCAGATCCCCAAGCTGTCCTCCGGCGGCCACCAGCGCACGCCGCACGCCGCCCTGCGCTCAGACCTGGACCCCATCCTGAAGAAGCGCCCCGCCCCCGAGCCCCCGGAGcgggggccccccggggcccggggccggggTCGAGCCGGGCCCACGGGGATCCCGGGCCTCCCCGCCTCGCGGAGCGGCGGCACTTGGTCTCTGTCGTCCCGCCACGCGTACGGGTacgccccggccacgcccatTCCACCGCAGTCGACGCCCACCAACCTCACCTGCAGCGTGTCCAGCACcccgggggagaggagggactgGGTGGGGGCGacgggggcccccgggggccggcAGGGCGCGACGTGGCAGCGGTACTGCTCCACGCCCACCACGCTCACCAAGGACTCTGTGGCGGCGGGCCTCGCCTTCTCCTCGGTGCAGCAGCCCCAGACGGAGGAGCGGGGGCGCTGGGGCAGCCCCTCTCTGAGCCGGGCCgcggcccccccggcccaccTGCTGGCCTACGACCCGGACCTCGGCCGCACCGCGGACAGCGCCGGGGGGGACGGAGAGCTGGCCTTCCCCGCTCTGGTGGTGCGGAGGCTTTCCTTGGGGGAATCAG CCTTTCTGGCACGCTCTGAGACCAGGAAGGAGACCATGGCTGAAGTGAGTCTGATCTGCGAGGAAGATCTGCTGGACACCATCTTTCACGCGTGTGACACACAGCACAGAG GCAGGGTGTACGTGTCGTGCATCGTGGACTACCTGCGTCACACCACCAGCCGGACGTCGGAGGACAGCGGTCTGGAGGAGCTTTGCAACATGCTGGACCCCGAGCGCACCGATGTGTCCATCGACCTGGACACCTACCACGCCATCATGAAGGAGTGGATCAACGACTGCCGCAGCAACGG TGAGGACCCGACAGAGGACTTGAACCAGGACCTTATGAAGTGTAAAGACGTCCTGTCTG cgAAGCGGTCCATGCTGCTGAACATGACCTCCGGCAGCCTGGAGGCTTTCGGTGGAGAGGCGTCGCTAGTGGAGCT gGAGACCTCTGAGCTGGTGTACTGCGTGGCAGACCTCCAGATGAGTAACCAGCGGCtgcaggaggagatgaagacgCTGAAGCAGACggcggagctgctggaggagggcaACCAGCGGCTGGTGGAGGAGAACGGGGAGCTCAGGGCCCACGCCCGCCa tagccAGCAGATGGCCCAGAGGGAGAAGATGCTGAAGGAGGAactggaggagatgaaggcggcGCTGAGTTCCACCGAGGAGGGGCGAGCAAGGGCCCAAGCCCACGGCAAGAACctg GAACGGGAGAACCACGGTCTCACCACCAGGATCACCTCACTAGAGGAAGAG AACTTCAAGGTAACCATGGAGATGGAGGACCTTCAGGGGAGATTGAGGAAGCTGTGTGACATTAACGCTGACCTTCAG GTCCAGATCCACTCCTCGGATGGCGTCCTGGCCGAGAAGGAGCAGCGCGTCCAGGAG AAGAGCCGACggatggaggagctgaagaaagaggtggaggaaTACTCCTCCCTTACCGag CTGCTGAGAGCCGATAAGACCCAGCTGGAAACCCAAATGCGAATGTGTCATCCAGACATGACCGG gcggtctgtgtctctgtccgtGGCCTACAGGTTGAACCAGAGCACCTCTGGGTCGCTGCAGACGGAGCTGGCCCTGGCCCAGTCGCCACAAGAG GGCGAGGCCGGGGCCACCATGCTGGACGAAACCCTGGACAAGGaggtgctgctgctcctccagggCCCCAACCCGGAACACATGGCCCTCGAGTTCAGGGCCCTCCTGAGCAAACTG AAAGCGGAGTTCCGAGCCGAGGCGGGCTCGGTCCTGTCTGCAGTCAGGGGAGTCGTGGACCCCCAGCCGACACCAGGGGGCAGCACTGAGCCAGGGCTTCAG GCGGTGCAGGGAGAGCTGGAGGCTCGCAGGGCCGACTGGGTCCTGGGTCTGGACCAGCTGGCCCAGTACGCGGACTCACTGGAGAAGGAGCTGATCAAGATGGCCAGCAACATGCGGAGGTCCCGCACGGAGATCCTGCACCTGTCGGTCAG GGTCCAGGAGCAAGAGAACCAGAAGAgacagctgggggaggagctggagacccTCAGGACCCCCCAGGACAGCAGAGAGGCCCCCTGCCAG GCCAGGACGGAGCTGGAATGGGACGCAGAGTTTGACCCCCGGGACCTCCTGAAGAAGGAGCTGGATGAGAAGCAGGAAGTGGTTGCCGTGGAAACCCTCACCGCCGCGACCAGCCAGCCcatagaggaggtggaagaggaagtggaggaggaggaggaagaagctgGGGAAGAGAGGTGGACGGTGGTCGAGGACCTGGGAGGAGGTGACGAGCCCAGAGACGCCTCCACCCCTCTGCCGGCCCCCTCAGAGGAGCCTTCACCCGGGCTGGAGACCCTAG TGTCCTCGGTCGTCGTGGATCCAGAGTCGTCCTTCACTTCTCAACCTCTCCAG gaggcGGGGCTGTGTGACACCCACACAGAGGGCGCCGGTGAGCAAGCAGGACAGGAATCTAGTAGCTCTCATTCTGAAGCCCTCCACTCTCACAACAACA GCCCAGAATGTACCATTCCTCTCGCTGGCTCAAACCATGATCATCAGCGCGACCTGCCTGAAATGGATCAGACCGTAGCACCTGGGAACACCCCTCCTGGGATAGGAGAGATGGTACCTCCCATATACACTCAATCTTCATCACCGGGGCAAGAAACCATTGTTGAAAATGGCGG CCCCCAGCCCAGTGGGGATCcctgcagaggaggaggagaaggggacgAAGCATCAAGCGACATGAGTCTTGCCAAG agcCCTACGCGGGTAGGAGAGCGAGGCGAACTTGAGGACAG CTCCAGCCCCCTTCCTGTggtgatggaggaagaggagggtgcgTCGCAAACCGTTTCGGTCCCGATGGCAG GGTCGGACTCTTCTCCCAATGCTGTCCCCGGTAGGGAGGACCGCCTCTCTGAGTCCAGCCATTCAACG GCCCAGCTTCAGCGCTCGGGCAAGACCACTGAGGACCTGAGTGAGGCCAGTGAGAAGGACGGTACGCGGGCTGTTGCATTGG AGACGTCTGTGATCTCCGACGGAAGTGAGGTGGTTAAGGAGGAGCGACAGAG CCATTCTCAGACGGACAAGGAAATCGAG GTGGAGTTCCAGCGGCTGTCGCTGGGCTTCAAGTGCGACCTGTTCACGTTGGAGAAACGCCTGAGGCTAGAGGAGAGATCCCGGGACCTGGCGGAGGAGAACGTCCGCAAGGAGATCTCCAGCTGCCAGGGTCtactgcag gctCTGATCCCGCTGTGCGACGACGACAGCCAGTCCATTGAGATCGTCCACCGGCTGCAGAAGAACCTGGAGATCCTGATCCAGTCTATGACCCGCGTCTCCAGCCGCTCAGAGATGCTGGGGGCCATCCACCAG GAGCACCGCGTGGGCCGGGCGGTGGAGGTGATGTTCCAGCACGTGGAGAACCTGAAGAGGATGTACACCAAGGAGCACACGGAGCTGGTGGAGCTGCGGCAGACGCTCATGCAGAACGAGCGCTCCTTCGGCTCGCAGACCGACAAAG CGGACTTCCGAGGAAAATCACCGTCTTCGCAGTACTACAAG CCTTCTGCTCGGCGGGTCAGCATCGCAGCTATCCCCCGCTCCGGAGGGTCACCCGGCTTCGACTCG ACCAAAACCCAGGACCTGTCAGAGAGTGAGGCGGAGCGGCTCACCAGGAGGTCTCCCTG GAACGTGCCGGGAAAGAGCGGCTTGCGGCCCCCGCTCAAACGGTTCATTAGCTCCGGGGCCTGGGGGGACCCGGACGAACCGGGCCTGGCCCCGCTGAACGG GGCCAGCTGCTCAGATTTTCAATGGAAGGAGCCGCCTGACCCCCCAGAGGCCGAGAAGAGGAGGTCCAGCCTCACTGAACTGGGCCACAAGCTGACCTCCTTCATTATGCCCACCAAGAC GAAACAGGAAGAGCTTTTTGTGATTCT TCCCAGCTCGTCTCCTGGTGCCTCTGCGTCGGACGCCCTGGTGTCTCAGTCGCTGTCCCACTCCGTACTTTCCCACCccaagggggcggggggccccTCAGGGGGGGTccgaggtgggcggggcctctgGCTGTGGCTGgccatggtggtggtgctggcag GACTCCTGGCGTTGCTGGCCTGCCTGGTGATGCAGCCGGCGGTGGACGCGGCGCCCGTGGGCACCGGCGACTCCTGGATGACCATCCAGCAGCTGCTGTGGCCCTACACCGGGCTCCGCCACAACGGACAGCCCCCCGTCTAG